Part of the Planococcus plakortidis genome is shown below.
TACAGCAAATATAGAAAAGTGAGTGATGATAATGGATAAACAACAACTGATGGAACAGGCCATCGCGGCGCGTGGCAATGCCTACGTGCCGTATTCGAAATTCCCGGTAGGTGCGGCCCTCTTGTCGAGAGACGGCAAAGTCTATACGGGATGCAATATCGAGAATGCCGGCTATTCGCTGACCAATTGCGCAGAACGGACCGCGGTCTTCAAGGCTGTATCGAAGGGCGTCAAGCAGTTTGACGCATTGGCCGTGGCAGCCGATACGAAGGGCCCGGTTGCGCCGTGCGGGGCATGCCGACAGGTGCTCGTGGAATTCTGCGCGCCCGATATGCCTGTTTATTTAACGAATCTTGAAGGAGCGGTATCGGAGACGACGATCGCGGAATTGCTTCCGGGCGCCTTCACAACGGAGGATTTAGACTATGCATCAAGGAAATAACGGTTATAAATCAGGGTTCATCTCCATTATCGGCCGGCCGAATGTCGGGAAATCGACTTTCCTGAACCGTGTGGTCGGGCAGAAAATCGCCATCATGAGCGATAAGCCGCAGACAACGCGCAATAAAGTTCAGGGCGTCGTGACGAACGAAAACAGCCAGATGGTCTTTATCGACACGCCGGGCATCAACGAGCCGAAACACAAACTTGGGGATTTCATGCTGAAAGTCGCCAAAAACACATTCCGCGAAGTGGATGTCCTGTTGTTTGTCGTCAGTGCAGCGGACCGCATCGGCAAGCAGGACCGTTATGTGCTCGACATGCTGAAAGGCATCGAGGTGCCGGTCTTTTTGGTGCTCAATAAAATCGACCAAGTGCATCCCGACAATCTGCCGAAGATCGTCGAATCCTACCGCAACGAATTCGATTTCGCAGAAGCGATTCCGATCTCTGCCTTGCAAGGCAATAATGTCGAGAACTTGCTCGCGAAAATCGAGGAGCGCTTGCCGGAAGGGCCGCAATACTATCCGTCCGACCAAGTGACAGACCATCCGGAACGTTTCATCATTTCGGAATTGATCCGCGAAAAAGCCCTGCATTTGACGCGCGAGGAAATCCCGCACTCGATCGCTGTGGTCATCGATAAAATTGCCAAGGACGAAGAAAACGACAACATGATCCGCGTCCAGGCAACGATCATGGTCGAACGCGATTCCCAAAAAGGCATTGTCATCGGCAAGAAAGGCGCATTGTTAAAGGAAATCGGCACGCGCGCCCGCAAGGATATCGAAAACCTGCTCGGTACGAAAGTCTATTTGGAGCTATGGGTCAAAGTCCAGAAAGACTGGCGCAACAAAGCAATGCATCTCCGTGATTTCGGTTTCAGAGACGACGAATACTAAGGAGCCTGGCTCATGCAGAACCAACTCGAAGGCATTGTCATCCGTACGCGTCCCTATGGGGAAAATAATAAAATCGTTACCTTGTTCACGAAAGAGGCTGGAAAAATCACGTGCATGGCGCGTGGGGCGAAAAAGCCCGCCAGCCGTCTCGCGGCCATCACACAGCCGTTCACCCATGGCGTTTTCTCGATCTATAAAGGCCGCGGCATGGGCACGTTGCAGGCAGGTGACCAATTGGAGTCGCTGCGCCATATTCGTGAAGACATCATGGCTACGGCATATGCGAGCTATATTACAGAATTGGTCGACCGGCTGACGGAACAGGACGAGCCGCAGCCGTCGATCTACGATATGCTGTACCAGGCGCTTCATGCGATTGCAGACGGTTACGATCCGGAAGCGATCACTTTATTCGTCGAATGGAAAATGCTGCGCGTGGCGGGGCTCACCCCTACCTTGCATGAATGCGCCAATTGCGGGGCAACGGAAGGGGAATTCGCTTTCTCGTTCCAGGAACTCGGCTTTTTGTGCCATCGCTGCTTCCATATCGACCGCTATATCATCCGCTTGAGCCCAGCGCTCGTCAAATTGATCCGCACATTCTATTTCGTGCCGATCGAACGGGTCGGGGCATTGACTTTGAAGAAAGAGTCGAAAACCTTGCTCAAACAGATCGTCCGGACCATTTACGAGGAACAGGCAGGCATCCGGCTGAAGTCGCGTTCATTTCTCGAGCAACTCGAACGGACGCCCGAATTTTTCCCGGAACCGAAAAAAGACATCCCTGAAGGCGATTAGCCTCGGGATGTCTTTTTGTTTTTGATTAGAATTGGATATGCTGTTCGATATAGGCCTGCACGTCTTTGATCGGCATGCGGACTTGTTCCATGGAATCGCGGTGGCGAACGGTCACTTCGCCATCTTCGACCGAGTCGAAATCGTACGTGATGCAGAACGGCGTACCGATTTCATCCTGGCGGCGGTAGCGTTTCCCGATGGACTGGGACTCGTCATAATCGACCATGAAATGCTTCGCAAGGTCGGCGAATACTTCCGTCGCGCCTTCAGAAAGTTTTTTCGACAAAGGCAATACCGCGGCCTTGTATGGCGCAAGGGCCGGGTGGAACTTCAGCACGGTGCGGGTATCGTCGTTGTCCAATGCTTCTTCCTGGAATGCATCCACAAGGAAAGCGAGTGTTACGCGGTCTGCGCCGAGAGATGGCTCGATGCAATACGGCACGTAACGTTCATTTGTTTGCGGGTCGATGTAATTGAAGTCTTCGCCGGAATATTCCATATGGCGCTTCAAATCGAAATCGGTACGGTCCGCGATGCCCCATAGTTCGCCCCAGCCGAATGGGAATTTGTATTCGATATCGACAGTGGCGTTTGAGTAATGGGACAATTCATCCGCATCGTGTTCGCGCAGGCGCATATTGCCTTCGCCCATGTTCAGCTCGAGAAGCCAGTTTTTGCAGAAGTCGCGCCAGTAGGCATACCATTCAAGGTCTTCGCCTGGTTTGCAGAAGAATTCAAGCTCCATCTGCTCGAACTCGCGTGTGCGGAACGTGAAGTTCCCCGGTGTGATTTCGTTGCGGAAGCTTTTGCCGATCTGGGCAATCCCAAACGGCATTTTCTTGCGCATGGAGCGCTGGACATTTTTATAGTTGACGAAAATCCCTTGCGCCGTTTCAGGGCGCAAGTAAACTTCGTTCGTCGATGATTCAGTGACGCCCTGGAAAGTCTTGAACATCAAGTTGAACTGGCGGATTTCCGTAAAGTCGGCTTTGCCGCAAGTCGGGCATTTCACTTCATGTTCATCGATCAATTCTTTCATGCGGTCGAACGACAAGCCATCGACGATCAGCTCGATGCCTTTTTCATCCAACGCGTTCTCGATCAGCTTATCGGCACGGTGGCGCGATTTACAGGCTTTGCAGTCGATCATCGGGTCGTTGAAATTGCCGAGGTGCCCGGATGCTTCCCACGTTTTCGGATTCATCAGGATGGCTGCATCCAGCCCGACGTTATGGACGGATTCCTGGACGAATTTTTTCCACCATGCTTTTTTGATATTGTTTTTCAGCTCGACGCCGAGTGGGCCGTAATCCCATGTATTGGCGAGGCCGCCGTAAATTTCAGAGCCCGGGAAGACGAACCCTCGGTGTTTGGCTAATGATACTACTTTTTCCATTGACATCTTCATTACCTCCATAAAATAAAAAAATCGCACACGCCACGGACAAATGTCCGAGGACGAGTACGTTACCCGCGGTTCCACCTCGATTGACTGAAAAAAGTCCAGCCCGCTCGCATTGCCTATGGCTCCGGATTGCCGTTTCCCGCTTTGCAGGCTTTCACCATCCCTGCTCGCTTCATGTGCGGTACTTATCGATCCATCAACGCCATTATTCGATTCCCGATAATTGTATCATGGCAATCTTTTCTTCGCAATATAGCATGTAATAGTATATAATAATTGGTATTGAGTATAACATATTTGAATTTGAGGCGGTGAGTCCAATCGAACTCAATAAGCGGCAAGAGGAGATTTTACAGATCGTCAAAGGCAATGGCCCGATTACAGGCGAGCAGATTGCAGACCGTCTGAATTTGACGCGTGCAACGCTGCGGCCGGATCTGGCGATTTTGACGATGGCCGGCTTCCTGGATGCCAGGCCACGTGTCGGCTATTTCTATTCGGGCAAGAAGCCGGGCCAGGATATCAGCGACACGATGAACAATATGAAAGTGAAGGATTTCCAGTCGATCCCTGTCGTAGTCAGGGAGGATGTCAGCGTATACGATGCCATCAGCCAGATGTTTCTGGATGACGTCGGGACGCTTTTTGTTGTGGATAAAAAATCCTGCCTGGCGGGTGTGCTGTCGCGCAAGGATCTATTGCGCACAAGCCTCGGCAACCAGGACCTGAATGCAATTCCTGTACATATCATCATGACGCGCATGCCGAACATCACCTATTGCCTGCGCAATGATTCGCTCATACAGGCTGCAAACCGGCTGATCAACCAGCAAATCGACGCATTGCCGGTCGTCGAAGAACAACCGGAAGGCTTTAAGGTCGTCGGCAGGCTGACAAAGACCAATATTACGAGGGCATTTTTATCCCTTTCGGAAAACCACGAACTGTGAGGTGCAGAATATGAGTTTATTGCGAGTTTTTATCGTCTCCGATTCCGTGGGCGAAACCGGAGAGCTTGTCGCAAAAGCGGCCATCAGCCAATACTTGAATACAGAACAAAACGCCGTCTTGAAACGCTTCCCCTATATCGACTCTATCGAACATTTGCAGGAGATCACCAAACTGGCGGAAGGGCAGCGGGCAGTGATCGTCTATACGCTCGTCTCGAAAGAATTGCGACATTTCGTCGAACGCGAAACGGCAAGGCGGGGCATCAAGGCAATCGACTTGATGGGCCCTTTGCTTGATGCCTTGGAAGAAGAGCTGCACTCAGCACCGATCGGCGAGGCAGGCCTTGTGCGCAAGCTCGATGATGATTACTTCAAGAAAGTCGAGGCGATCGAATTTGCGGTCAAATACGATGACGGGCGGGACCCGCGTGGCATTTTGCTTGCGGACATCGTCCTGGTGGGGGTATCGCGAACATCGAAAACCCCGCTATCGCAGTATTTGGCCCATAAACGGCTGAAAGTCGCCAATGTGCCGTTAGTGCCCGAAGTGGACCCGCCGGATGAATTGTTCGATGTGGATCCGAAAAAATGCTTCGGCTTGGTCATCTCTCCGGAGAAATTGAACAATATCCGGAAAGAACGCCTGATCGCACTCGGTTTGAACGATGATGCCAATTATGCAAAACTCGACCGCATCCATGAGGAAATCGTCCATTTCCGCAAAGTGGTCGACCGCATCGGCTGTGAGACGCTGGACGTCACCAACCGCGCCGTTGAGGAAAC
Proteins encoded:
- a CDS encoding glycine--tRNA ligase; translation: MSMEKVVSLAKHRGFVFPGSEIYGGLANTWDYGPLGVELKNNIKKAWWKKFVQESVHNVGLDAAILMNPKTWEASGHLGNFNDPMIDCKACKSRHRADKLIENALDEKGIELIVDGLSFDRMKELIDEHEVKCPTCGKADFTEIRQFNLMFKTFQGVTESSTNEVYLRPETAQGIFVNYKNVQRSMRKKMPFGIAQIGKSFRNEITPGNFTFRTREFEQMELEFFCKPGEDLEWYAYWRDFCKNWLLELNMGEGNMRLREHDADELSHYSNATVDIEYKFPFGWGELWGIADRTDFDLKRHMEYSGEDFNYIDPQTNERYVPYCIEPSLGADRVTLAFLVDAFQEEALDNDDTRTVLKFHPALAPYKAAVLPLSKKLSEGATEVFADLAKHFMVDYDESQSIGKRYRRQDEIGTPFCITYDFDSVEDGEVTVRHRDSMEQVRMPIKDVQAYIEQHIQF
- a CDS encoding helix-turn-helix transcriptional regulator — encoded protein: MSPIELNKRQEEILQIVKGNGPITGEQIADRLNLTRATLRPDLAILTMAGFLDARPRVGYFYSGKKPGQDISDTMNNMKVKDFQSIPVVVREDVSVYDAISQMFLDDVGTLFVVDKKSCLAGVLSRKDLLRTSLGNQDLNAIPVHIIMTRMPNITYCLRNDSLIQAANRLINQQIDALPVVEEQPEGFKVVGRLTKTNITRAFLSLSENHEL
- a CDS encoding cytidine deaminase, with protein sequence MDKQQLMEQAIAARGNAYVPYSKFPVGAALLSRDGKVYTGCNIENAGYSLTNCAERTAVFKAVSKGVKQFDALAVAADTKGPVAPCGACRQVLVEFCAPDMPVYLTNLEGAVSETTIAELLPGAFTTEDLDYASRK
- a CDS encoding pyruvate, water dikinase regulatory protein, whose translation is MSLLRVFIVSDSVGETGELVAKAAISQYLNTEQNAVLKRFPYIDSIEHLQEITKLAEGQRAVIVYTLVSKELRHFVERETARRGIKAIDLMGPLLDALEEELHSAPIGEAGLVRKLDDDYFKKVEAIEFAVKYDDGRDPRGILLADIVLVGVSRTSKTPLSQYLAHKRLKVANVPLVPEVDPPDELFDVDPKKCFGLVISPEKLNNIRKERLIALGLNDDANYAKLDRIHEEIVHFRKVVDRIGCETLDVTNRAVEETANLILGKLQK
- the era gene encoding GTPase Era, whose product is MHQGNNGYKSGFISIIGRPNVGKSTFLNRVVGQKIAIMSDKPQTTRNKVQGVVTNENSQMVFIDTPGINEPKHKLGDFMLKVAKNTFREVDVLLFVVSAADRIGKQDRYVLDMLKGIEVPVFLVLNKIDQVHPDNLPKIVESYRNEFDFAEAIPISALQGNNVENLLAKIEERLPEGPQYYPSDQVTDHPERFIISELIREKALHLTREEIPHSIAVVIDKIAKDEENDNMIRVQATIMVERDSQKGIVIGKKGALLKEIGTRARKDIENLLGTKVYLELWVKVQKDWRNKAMHLRDFGFRDDEY
- the recO gene encoding DNA repair protein RecO, translating into MQNQLEGIVIRTRPYGENNKIVTLFTKEAGKITCMARGAKKPASRLAAITQPFTHGVFSIYKGRGMGTLQAGDQLESLRHIREDIMATAYASYITELVDRLTEQDEPQPSIYDMLYQALHAIADGYDPEAITLFVEWKMLRVAGLTPTLHECANCGATEGEFAFSFQELGFLCHRCFHIDRYIIRLSPALVKLIRTFYFVPIERVGALTLKKESKTLLKQIVRTIYEEQAGIRLKSRSFLEQLERTPEFFPEPKKDIPEGD